One Haloplanus vescus DNA window includes the following coding sequences:
- the cofC gene encoding 2-phospho-L-lactate guanylyltransferase has product MRTLVPFESTTPKTRLDGVLDADERRTFSRAMLRDVCTALRDAGHDAEVLATAPVSVDAPVTVDERPLSQAVNARLGDERVGIVVADLALVTPTAIDRLTDAASEADIAIAPGRGGGTNALVVDHPEFRVDFHGVSYRDHRAHARDIGASVSVVDSMRLATDVDVPADLVEVLLHGEGEAASWLREAGFELDADGGRVGVRRE; this is encoded by the coding sequence ATGCGGACGCTCGTCCCCTTCGAGTCGACGACCCCGAAGACCCGACTCGACGGGGTGCTCGATGCCGACGAACGCCGCACCTTTTCGCGAGCGATGCTCCGTGACGTGTGTACCGCCCTCCGCGACGCCGGCCACGACGCCGAAGTGCTCGCGACGGCGCCGGTGTCGGTCGACGCGCCCGTGACCGTCGACGAGCGGCCGCTCTCGCAGGCCGTGAACGCCCGCCTCGGCGACGAGCGAGTGGGAATCGTCGTCGCGGACCTCGCACTCGTGACGCCGACGGCCATCGACCGCCTCACCGACGCCGCGAGCGAGGCAGACATCGCCATCGCTCCGGGACGGGGCGGCGGGACGAACGCCCTCGTCGTCGACCACCCCGAGTTTCGCGTCGACTTCCACGGCGTCTCCTACCGCGACCACCGGGCGCACGCCCGCGACATCGGGGCGTCGGTGTCGGTCGTCGACTCGATGCGACTGGCGACCGACGTGGACGTGCCTGCGGACTTGGTCGAGGTACTTCTCCACGGCGAGGGGGAAGCGGCGTCGTGGCTCCGCGAGGCGGGGTTCGAACTCGACGCCGACGGCGGCCGCGTCGGCGTGCGACGCGAGTGA
- a CDS encoding tubulin/FtsZ family protein produces the protein MKLAMIGFGQAGGKIVDKFLEYDQRTGSEIVRAAVAVNTAKADLMGLEHIPQDQRVLIGQSRVKGHGVGADNELGAEVAEEDIGEVQGAIDGIPVHEVDAFLIVAGLGGGTGSGGAPVLAKHLKRIYTEPVYGLGILPGSDEGGIYTLNAARSFQTLVNEVDNLLVFDNDAWRQTGESVQSGYDEINEEIVKRFGILFGAGEVREGQEVAESVVDSSEIINTLSGGGVSTVGYARESVERKQESGGLLSRFTGSDESIEDQLDSANTTNRITSLVRKAALGRLTLPCEIDGTERALLVMAGPSAYLNRKGIERGRKWLEEQTGSMEVRGGDYPLNSSDFVASAILLSGVTNVPRIKELQQVAIEAQDNINEIREESESNLQNLVEDDEDELESLF, from the coding sequence ATGAAACTGGCCATGATCGGGTTCGGGCAGGCCGGGGGCAAAATCGTCGACAAGTTCCTGGAATACGATCAGCGGACGGGAAGTGAAATCGTCCGCGCGGCAGTCGCCGTCAACACGGCCAAAGCCGACCTGATGGGCCTCGAACACATCCCGCAGGACCAGCGAGTGCTCATCGGCCAGTCTCGCGTGAAAGGACACGGCGTCGGGGCGGACAACGAACTCGGCGCGGAAGTCGCCGAGGAGGACATCGGCGAGGTGCAAGGCGCCATCGACGGCATCCCCGTCCACGAAGTCGACGCCTTCCTCATCGTCGCCGGCCTCGGCGGCGGTACCGGGAGTGGCGGCGCGCCCGTCCTCGCGAAACACCTCAAGCGCATCTACACGGAGCCAGTCTACGGACTCGGCATCCTGCCCGGGAGCGACGAAGGTGGCATCTACACGCTCAACGCCGCCCGCTCCTTCCAGACGCTCGTCAACGAAGTCGACAACCTCCTCGTGTTCGACAACGACGCGTGGCGACAGACGGGCGAGTCCGTCCAGAGTGGTTACGACGAGATCAACGAGGAAATCGTCAAGCGATTCGGCATCCTCTTCGGTGCGGGCGAGGTCCGAGAGGGCCAAGAGGTGGCCGAATCCGTCGTCGACAGTTCGGAAATCATCAACACCCTCTCCGGCGGCGGCGTCTCGACGGTCGGCTACGCCCGCGAGTCGGTCGAACGCAAGCAGGAGTCGGGCGGCCTGCTCTCGCGGTTCACGGGCAGCGACGAATCCATCGAAGACCAGCTCGACTCTGCGAACACGACGAACCGCATCACCAGCCTCGTCCGCAAGGCGGCGCTGGGGCGACTCACCCTCCCCTGTGAAATCGACGGCACGGAGCGCGCCCTCCTCGTGATGGCCGGCCCCTCGGCCTACCTGAATCGGAAAGGCATCGAGCGCGGGCGGAAGTGGCTCGAAGAGCAGACCGGGAGCATGGAGGTCCGCGGGGGCGACTACCCCCTCAACAGCAGTGACTTCGTCGCCTCGGCCATCCTCCTCTCGGGCGTCACGAACGTGCCGCGCATCAAGGAGCTCCAACAGGTCGCCATCGAAGCACAGGACAACATCAACGAAATCCGCGAAGAGAGCGAATCCAATCTCCAGAACTTAGTCGAAGATGACGAGGACGAACTCGAATCACTCTTCTAA
- a CDS encoding complex I NDUFA9 subunit family protein, translating to MKILVTGGSGFVGGHLCRELKSRGHSVTALSRRPSEGDLPGGVEKAMGDVTAYDSLVEPMRGQDVVVNLVALSPLFKPSGGDEMHDRIHRQGTENVVQAAEETGVEKIVQMSALGADPDGNTAYIRAKGEAEEIVQSSSLRHVIFRPSVIFGEGGEFVSFTKKLAPPYLTPLPGGGKTRFQPIWIGDLAPILATATEDDAYDGGVYELGGPEKLTLAEVARIVHGSEGRPMTVLPVPMPLAKVGLSVLGSLPGAPMGADQYRSLQFDNTTTHNDVDAFGVEESSLQTLGAYLGER from the coding sequence ATGAAGATTCTGGTGACCGGCGGGAGCGGATTCGTCGGCGGACACCTGTGCCGTGAACTGAAATCGCGAGGCCACTCGGTGACGGCGCTCTCGCGACGGCCGAGTGAGGGCGACCTTCCGGGTGGCGTTGAGAAGGCCATGGGCGACGTGACGGCCTACGACTCGCTCGTCGAACCGATGCGCGGGCAGGACGTGGTCGTCAATCTAGTCGCGCTGTCACCGCTGTTCAAGCCGTCGGGCGGCGACGAGATGCACGACCGAATCCACCGACAGGGGACCGAGAACGTGGTGCAGGCCGCCGAGGAGACGGGCGTCGAGAAAATCGTCCAGATGAGCGCGCTCGGCGCGGACCCCGACGGCAATACGGCGTACATCCGCGCGAAGGGCGAGGCCGAGGAAATCGTCCAATCGTCCTCGCTGCGCCACGTCATCTTCCGCCCGTCAGTCATCTTCGGCGAGGGCGGCGAGTTCGTCTCGTTCACGAAGAAGCTCGCCCCGCCGTATCTGACGCCGCTTCCGGGCGGCGGGAAGACGCGCTTCCAGCCAATCTGGATCGGTGACTTGGCGCCGATACTCGCGACGGCGACGGAGGACGACGCCTACGACGGCGGCGTCTACGAACTCGGCGGGCCGGAGAAACTGACGCTCGCGGAGGTGGCGCGCATCGTCCACGGGAGCGAAGGACGGCCGATGACGGTGCTTCCGGTCCCGATGCCGCTGGCGAAGGTGGGGCTCTCGGTGCTCGGATCGCTTCCCGGCGCGCCGATGGGTGCCGACCAGTACCGGTCGCTCCAGTTCGACAACACCACCACCCACAACGACGTCGACGCGTTCGGCGTCGAGGAGTCGTCCCTCCAGACGCTCGGTGCGTACCTCGGCGAACGCTGA
- the tmk gene encoding dTMP kinase, producing MLLTLEGLDGSGKTTAWRALRDRYPSAVFTREPTDSWYGDAVYRSIDDDNADPLAELFLYTADHADHLSRVVRPALDEGSLVVSDRYSDSRIAYQAATLADSPLADPFEYVRDLHAPFSRSPDATLFFDVDPETAAERSGETNKFERADYLRDVRAQYERLIDADPERFVRIDATQTRETVLDDVFAAVDRLR from the coding sequence ATGCTCCTTACGCTGGAGGGACTCGACGGGAGCGGGAAGACGACGGCTTGGCGGGCGCTCCGCGACCGCTACCCGTCGGCCGTGTTCACCCGCGAACCGACCGACTCGTGGTACGGCGACGCCGTCTATCGCTCCATCGACGACGACAACGCCGACCCGCTGGCCGAACTGTTCCTCTACACTGCCGACCACGCAGACCACCTCTCGCGTGTCGTCCGCCCCGCGCTCGACGAAGGGTCGCTCGTCGTCTCGGACCGCTACTCGGACTCCCGAATCGCGTATCAGGCGGCCACGCTCGCGGACTCCCCCCTCGCGGACCCCTTCGAGTACGTTCGTGACCTCCACGCACCGTTCTCTCGGTCGCCGGATGCGACGCTGTTTTTCGACGTCGACCCCGAGACGGCCGCCGAGCGGAGTGGCGAGACCAACAAGTTCGAACGCGCCGACTACCTCCGGGACGTGCGCGCACAGTACGAACGTCTCATCGACGCCGACCCGGAACGGTTCGTGCGAATCGACGCCACCCAGACCCGAGAGACCGTCCTCGACGACGTGTTCGCGGCCGTCGACCGCCTGCGCTAG